The following coding sequences lie in one Prochlorococcus marinus XMU1419 genomic window:
- the ruvX gene encoding Holliday junction resolvase RuvX yields MKFCKPKPKSILSLDIGSKRIGLAYCDPLCITSNILPAVKRFENNQEIKIIRNYINEFNLTGFIVGIPLDEKGKMTTQAIDCKNYGQLLSNELKLPFSYVNEHSSTWESSERFGIKKDKSGLIDSFSAKIILEQWIEEGPELEEKAGKRQIKY; encoded by the coding sequence GTGAAATTTTGCAAACCCAAGCCCAAATCAATTTTGAGTTTGGATATAGGTTCCAAAAGAATAGGATTAGCTTATTGTGATCCCCTCTGCATAACATCAAATATACTTCCAGCAGTAAAACGATTTGAAAATAATCAAGAGATTAAAATCATTAGAAATTATATAAATGAATTTAATTTGACTGGTTTTATTGTGGGTATTCCGCTAGATGAGAAAGGTAAAATGACCACTCAAGCTATTGACTGTAAAAATTACGGTCAATTACTTTCAAATGAATTAAAGCTTCCATTTTCTTATGTCAACGAACATAGTTCAACTTGGGAATCTTCAGAAAGATTTGGAATAAAAAAAGATAAATCCGGATTAATTGATAGTTTTTCAGCAAAAATAATACTTGAACAATGGATCGAAGAAGGTCCTGAATTAGAAGAAAAAGCTGGTAAACGTCAGATAAAATATTAG
- a CDS encoding thylakoid membrane photosystem I accumulation factor — MKIIQWILIALIFLSPFKANASRDTDSYDGNIFPIYAGNGAIVPPQTTLQESLKNKRVAVLFFYLDDSSDSKAMAPIISGLDLIWRNNIDIIALTTDELQDKEKSDLRNEPNYYWNGLIPQTIILNSDGEVKFDKNGMINIDELNKVIGELKGIDIEETTFSVESFNEYNSIISEKEKKNKNKN; from the coding sequence ATGAAAATAATTCAATGGATCCTTATAGCATTAATTTTCTTAAGCCCATTTAAAGCAAATGCCTCTAGAGATACTGATAGTTACGATGGCAACATTTTCCCAATATACGCAGGTAATGGGGCTATAGTTCCTCCCCAGACAACTCTTCAGGAATCATTAAAAAATAAAAGAGTTGCAGTTTTATTTTTTTATCTTGACGACAGCTCGGATAGTAAAGCTATGGCTCCGATAATATCCGGTTTAGATTTGATATGGAGAAATAATATAGATATCATTGCTCTAACTACTGATGAATTACAGGATAAAGAAAAGTCTGATCTTAGAAATGAACCTAATTATTATTGGAACGGATTAATTCCACAAACCATTATTTTAAATAGTGATGGTGAAGTTAAATTTGATAAAAATGGAATGATTAATATCGATGAATTAAACAAAGTTATTGGAGAACTAAAGGGAATTGATATAGAAGAAACGACATTTTCTGTAGAAAGTTTTAATGAATACAACAGTATCATTTCTGAAAAAGAAAAAAAAAATAAAAACAAAAATTAA
- the hisA gene encoding 1-(5-phosphoribosyl)-5-[(5-phosphoribosylamino)methylideneamino]imidazole-4-carboxamide isomerase, translating into MDLIPAIDLMNGKCVRLFKGDFNKRKDFTKEPHEQAKFWESEGAKYIHIVDLDAAKSGSPTNDDSIKKIAKTVNIPIQIGGGIRSQERIEQLFSYGIEKVIMGTSAIENKELVKDLSNKFPGRIIVGIDAKDGKVSTRGWLEQSNIFATDLVKEFSSFKIASFIVTDINTDGTLEGTNEEFIKSILEITDIPVIASGGVGSISDLLSLVKFENCGLFGVIVGKALYEKKFTINEANNVLSSERFNDFDLNRNYYA; encoded by the coding sequence ATGGACCTAATTCCAGCAATTGATTTAATGAATGGTAAGTGTGTGAGGCTTTTTAAAGGTGACTTTAATAAAAGAAAAGACTTCACCAAAGAGCCTCATGAGCAAGCTAAATTTTGGGAAAGCGAAGGGGCAAAATATATTCATATAGTTGATTTAGATGCTGCAAAATCTGGATCCCCAACAAACGATGACTCAATAAAAAAGATTGCAAAAACAGTTAATATACCAATTCAAATAGGTGGGGGGATAAGGTCTCAAGAACGGATAGAGCAATTATTTTCTTATGGTATTGAGAAAGTTATCATGGGAACCTCTGCAATAGAAAATAAAGAGCTAGTTAAAGACTTATCAAATAAATTTCCTGGAAGGATAATTGTTGGGATAGATGCAAAAGATGGAAAAGTTAGTACAAGGGGTTGGCTTGAGCAATCTAATATTTTCGCCACAGATCTAGTAAAGGAGTTTTCTTCATTTAAAATTGCTAGTTTTATTGTTACAGATATAAATACAGATGGGACGTTAGAAGGGACAAATGAAGAATTCATAAAAAGCATACTTGAAATTACAGATATTCCAGTAATAGCCTCAGGAGGTGTTGGTTCAATTTCTGATTTATTATCATTAGTAAAATTTGAAAACTGTGGACTTTTTGGAGTAATTGTAGGTAAAGCTCTTTATGAAAAAAAATTCACGATCAACGAGGCGAATAATGTATTGTCATCAGAGAGATTTAATGACTTTGATTTAAACAGAAATTACTACGCCTAA
- a CDS encoding PCC domain-containing protein translates to MQPHSLKLSPESDLINSIKEYSLSNNLYGYVSGVVGNLRTVCIQCPVNQEINKFEGNLEIVSLNGHFNKGDVHLHLSFADEGCNVFGGHLEEGCIVKKGTDILLLSFEQKIINISNHDFIANESRVKAYILKDCPWSKRAIRLLNSLSIPHEVTLIDNDESFQKIMAQSNHNTFPQIFLDNKFIGGYDELSEQAKLDNLISFK, encoded by the coding sequence ATGCAGCCTCATAGCCTAAAGCTATCTCCAGAATCTGATTTGATAAATTCAATTAAAGAATATTCTTTATCGAATAATTTATACGGGTATGTTTCTGGAGTGGTCGGTAATCTTAGAACAGTTTGTATTCAATGCCCAGTTAATCAAGAGATAAATAAATTTGAAGGAAATCTAGAGATAGTTTCTTTAAACGGACATTTTAATAAAGGAGATGTTCATTTACATTTGAGTTTTGCAGATGAGGGATGCAATGTCTTTGGCGGCCATCTTGAGGAGGGATGTATTGTAAAAAAAGGTACTGATATATTATTACTTTCTTTTGAACAGAAAATTATTAATATCTCAAATCATGATTTTATCGCTAATGAATCACGTGTAAAAGCATATATTTTAAAGGATTGTCCTTGGTCTAAAAGAGCAATTAGGTTGCTTAATTCTTTATCTATCCCTCATGAAGTTACTTTAATAGACAATGATGAGAGCTTTCAAAAAATAATGGCTCAAAGTAACCATAATACTTTCCCTCAAATATTTTTGGATAATAAATTTATTGGAGGATATGATGAACTTTCAGAACAAGCAAAATTGGATAACTTAATTTCATTTAAGTAA
- the proB gene encoding glutamate 5-kinase — translation MKTWVIKIGTSILRGTEETSTEEVIENLSRSFTSFLSKGNKLILVTSGAVGLGCQKLNIKTRPNDLSTLQATAAVGQVNLMSLYDKVFNKLGLNIAQILITKADFNSRESFNNASKTLKRLIDLNVIPIVNENDTVANEELKYGDNDTLSALVALAINANKLILLTDIENLYSKDPRNNKDAQPIKEVHNSELKEIKDKNIQNSNNEWGTGGISTKLISAEIATKGGVEVQLVDGTNKKNLIEIFNDNKIGTLFYPVEKPIGNKKSWLSHAIQTVGKITLDDGASFAIKKKGASLLAVGVKNVEGNFTINQAVKIVNTNDKEVAKGLVSISSDKLRSILNNKENNNSSIIVVHRDVLALS, via the coding sequence ATGAAAACTTGGGTTATAAAAATTGGTACTAGTATTTTAAGAGGTACAGAGGAAACATCTACAGAAGAAGTTATTGAAAACCTTTCTAGATCCTTTACAAGTTTTCTTTCAAAAGGAAACAAGTTAATTTTAGTAACTAGTGGAGCCGTTGGATTAGGTTGCCAAAAGTTAAATATTAAAACAAGACCAAATGATTTAAGTACCCTTCAAGCTACTGCTGCAGTAGGTCAAGTTAATTTAATGTCCTTATACGATAAAGTATTTAATAAATTAGGTCTTAATATTGCTCAAATTTTAATAACTAAAGCTGATTTTAATTCACGAGAATCCTTTAATAACGCTTCTAAAACTTTAAAAAGATTAATCGATTTGAATGTTATTCCAATAGTAAATGAAAATGATACCGTAGCAAATGAAGAGCTTAAATATGGAGATAATGATACCCTCTCTGCTTTAGTTGCCTTGGCTATAAATGCTAACAAGCTTATTTTATTAACCGATATTGAAAATCTATACTCAAAAGATCCACGTAATAATAAAGATGCGCAACCTATTAAAGAAGTTCATAATAGTGAATTAAAGGAAATTAAAGATAAAAATATTCAAAACTCAAATAATGAATGGGGAACAGGAGGAATTTCTACAAAATTAATTTCTGCAGAAATAGCAACAAAAGGAGGAGTCGAAGTCCAACTAGTTGATGGAACTAATAAAAAAAACTTAATTGAAATATTTAATGATAATAAAATTGGAACTTTATTTTATCCAGTAGAAAAACCTATTGGAAACAAAAAAAGTTGGCTTTCACACGCAATTCAAACAGTAGGGAAAATTACTTTAGATGATGGCGCTTCTTTTGCAATTAAAAAAAAAGGTGCCTCACTTTTAGCGGTTGGTGTTAAGAATGTAGAAGGAAACTTTACGATTAATCAGGCAGTTAAAATCGTAAATACAAATGATAAAGAAGTTGCAAAAGGTTTAGTATCAATAAGTAGCGACAAATTAAGAAGTATCTTAAATAATAAAGAAAATAACAACTCCTCGATAATTGTCGTTCATAGAGATGTTCTTGCTCTCTCTTAG
- a CDS encoding CDP-alcohol phosphatidyltransferase family protein — protein sequence MVLRKNLKNLALNIPNLLSTSRLFLVFPLILFLEINRPFYVFILIIIGGLTDYFDGLIARKFNLKTRLGAILDPLSDKVFYLIPLTFLCKNNFIPFWSLSLILFRELIISVLRNSTKDGLPASILGKYKTFFFFISVITFFTPLEISLLNNLALIFYWLGFILTFVTLLGYLRIKKNII from the coding sequence TTGGTATTAAGAAAAAATCTTAAAAATTTGGCATTGAATATTCCCAATTTATTATCTACATCTCGCCTTTTCCTTGTATTTCCATTAATACTTTTTTTAGAAATTAACAGGCCTTTTTATGTCTTTATATTGATTATTATTGGAGGTTTAACTGATTATTTTGACGGGTTAATTGCAAGGAAATTCAATCTTAAAACCAGATTAGGAGCTATCCTTGATCCCTTAAGCGATAAAGTATTCTATTTAATTCCTTTGACCTTCCTTTGTAAAAATAATTTTATACCCTTTTGGTCTTTGTCATTAATTTTATTTAGAGAATTAATTATCTCTGTCCTAAGGAACTCTACAAAAGACGGTTTACCAGCATCAATTTTAGGAAAATATAAAACATTTTTCTTTTTTATTTCAGTAATTACATTCTTTACACCATTAGAAATTAGCTTATTGAATAATTTGGCTTTAATTTTTTATTGGTTAGGATTCATCCTGACTTTTGTTACTTTATTAGGCTATTTAAGAATTAAAAAGAATATTATCTGA
- a CDS encoding SDR family oxidoreductase — protein sequence MKIAITGASGKTGYRISEEAVKKGYKVKQIIRKNSKISEGLESLETIRVSLDNKKELDKALKGIDALVIATGARASIDLTGPAKVDALGVYRQLESCKRVGIKRVILVSSLCTGKLFHPLNLFGLILIWKKLGENFLRNSNFEWTIIRPGGLKENEDIKSENINYSKEDTQINGSIPRRLVAQCCIDSLKNKESINKLIEITSSNDTKKISFKKAMQMI from the coding sequence ATGAAAATAGCAATTACTGGTGCATCTGGGAAAACAGGTTATAGAATTTCCGAAGAGGCAGTTAAAAAAGGGTATAAAGTTAAGCAAATTATTAGAAAGAATTCAAAAATTTCAGAAGGACTAGAGAGTTTGGAAACAATTAGAGTTTCATTAGATAATAAAAAAGAACTTGATAAAGCATTAAAAGGTATTGATGCTTTGGTAATTGCTACTGGTGCGCGAGCATCAATAGATTTAACCGGTCCCGCAAAGGTTGATGCATTAGGAGTATATAGGCAATTGGAGAGTTGCAAAAGAGTGGGCATTAAGAGGGTAATTTTAGTGAGTTCTCTTTGTACTGGAAAGTTATTTCACCCATTAAACTTGTTTGGTTTAATTCTTATTTGGAAGAAATTAGGTGAAAACTTTCTACGAAATTCAAATTTCGAATGGACTATTATTAGACCTGGAGGATTAAAGGAAAATGAAGATATTAAATCAGAAAATATAAATTATTCAAAGGAGGATACTCAAATTAATGGATCAATCCCAAGAAGATTAGTTGCGCAATGTTGTATAGATTCTCTAAAAAACAAAGAATCCATAAATAAATTAATAGAAATTACAAGTTCGAATGATACTAAAAAGATTTCTTTTAAAAAAGCTATGCAAATGATTTAA
- a CDS encoding NAD-dependent epimerase/dehydratase family protein: protein MKILVMGGTRFVGKSLVGKLLSKNYDIDIFTRGNKSNPKKTNLIKGDRNNSEDIVKLRNEKYDVVFDISGRELEQTKLLIENLDNSFQRYIYVSSAGVYKDSCELPLSEVDPIDPESRHKGKFETENWLKKQKIPFTSFRPTYIYGPGNYNKIENWFFERLFNKKSIPIPGDGSLITQLGHVSDLTDVMIRCIKFENSKNNIYNCSGEKGVSIKGLIYFCAKVLGLNQNEISLRTFDYQKLDPKSRKGFPIRLNHYQTDISKIKRDLEWTPTFDLLNGLKDSFVNDFNNKKSEEFDENSDNILFNS, encoded by the coding sequence ATGAAAATTCTTGTAATGGGCGGCACTAGATTTGTTGGTAAGTCTTTGGTTGGAAAGTTATTAAGTAAGAATTATGATATTGATATTTTTACGAGAGGTAATAAAAGTAATCCTAAAAAAACAAACTTAATTAAGGGTGATAGAAATAATTCAGAAGATATCGTCAAGCTAAGAAATGAAAAGTATGATGTTGTTTTTGATATTTCTGGACGAGAGTTAGAACAAACCAAACTTCTTATAGAAAATTTAGATAACTCTTTCCAGAGATATATATATGTCAGCTCTGCAGGTGTTTATAAAGATAGTTGTGAACTACCCTTATCCGAAGTTGATCCAATTGATCCAGAAAGTAGGCACAAAGGAAAGTTTGAGACAGAAAATTGGTTAAAAAAACAAAAAATTCCTTTTACAAGTTTTAGACCTACTTATATTTATGGACCAGGAAATTATAATAAAATTGAAAATTGGTTTTTTGAAAGGTTATTTAATAAAAAATCTATACCAATCCCTGGTGACGGATCTTTAATTACTCAGCTAGGCCATGTTTCGGATCTTACTGATGTAATGATTAGATGCATAAAATTTGAAAATTCCAAAAATAATATTTACAACTGTTCAGGTGAAAAAGGAGTATCAATCAAGGGTTTAATTTATTTCTGTGCGAAGGTTCTTGGATTAAACCAAAATGAGATTTCTTTAAGAACATTTGATTATCAAAAATTAGATCCTAAGTCTCGAAAGGGATTTCCAATTAGATTAAATCATTATCAGACTGATATCTCTAAGATAAAACGTGATTTAGAGTGGACGCCAACTTTTGATTTACTTAATGGTCTAAAAGATAGTTTTGTGAATGATTTTAATAATAAAAAGAGTGAGGAGTTTGATGAAAATTCAGATAATATTCTTTTTAATTCTTAA
- a CDS encoding DUF3685 domain-containing protein, which yields MELISKKPILIIAPSLIAESLSLKLTSLDQNLDINFNNGTGDKTPDLVIWNVLNFQSEDLIRLELLKLKERYDESKFLIILSGEFVYEANTFPSLNAEGFLLNPSAEKVLESIGTILNGGRVFDIENNPQVKLNKNKPLSFSQKILTSGLKQIDSEINYIFKYVNSDSTPEFYKFILKGRLRELITAKSFLIFLWGNSLELYTEAVYTENKINLENKNTVFIKDKNTTEIWNLILDRLKERYSSTNLEVEFNNSSIILSGIKKEFISRLICKMLDELDNLVKNIKENYKEKDFKDDLNSLIKELKVNTISNITDSYFRLKKGGESISINDFIYNEVSCEEIDRESHESIMFIEPIIKNEALDYDGKLLPLYETESFLILENIISNWTIRNCNLLASEIFNICSSWPELRTVLINPELQSTRNFERFRNNINNYNRWHDYIYMPIYLYESKREYIDIIDKKFTRYFKNENREKELENLEWLQKQVTLLVEIRDAVAPQLEVAVKYIGNLFVTFLTKVVGKAIGLVGKGILQGLGRSSSK from the coding sequence TTGGAATTAATTTCAAAAAAACCGATATTGATTATTGCTCCAAGCTTAATAGCAGAATCTTTATCGCTTAAGTTAACATCACTAGACCAAAATTTAGACATTAATTTTAATAATGGAACAGGTGATAAAACTCCTGATTTAGTTATATGGAATGTTCTTAATTTCCAATCAGAAGATCTTATAAGGTTAGAATTATTAAAATTAAAAGAAAGATATGATGAGTCAAAGTTTCTTATAATTCTCTCTGGCGAATTTGTTTATGAAGCAAATACCTTTCCATCGTTAAATGCTGAAGGTTTTCTTTTAAATCCCAGTGCAGAAAAAGTTCTTGAATCTATTGGTACCATTTTAAATGGAGGAAGGGTATTTGATATTGAAAATAATCCCCAAGTTAAGCTTAACAAAAATAAACCTCTCTCCTTTAGTCAAAAAATTCTAACTTCAGGTCTCAAACAAATAGATTCTGAAATTAACTATATATTCAAATATGTCAACTCTGATTCAACACCAGAATTTTATAAATTCATTTTAAAAGGAAGATTAAGAGAACTTATTACTGCAAAATCTTTTCTAATTTTCTTATGGGGTAATTCACTAGAACTTTATACAGAGGCAGTTTATACTGAAAATAAAATTAATCTTGAAAATAAGAACACTGTATTTATTAAAGATAAAAATACTACAGAAATATGGAATTTAATTTTAGATAGACTAAAAGAAAGGTATAGCTCAACTAACTTAGAGGTTGAATTCAATAATTCATCAATAATTCTCTCTGGGATAAAGAAAGAATTCATTTCACGACTAATTTGCAAAATGTTAGATGAGTTAGATAATTTAGTTAAAAATATTAAGGAAAACTATAAGGAGAAAGATTTTAAAGATGATTTAAATTCTCTTATAAAAGAACTTAAGGTTAATACAATTTCAAACATCACAGACAGCTATTTTCGATTAAAAAAAGGAGGCGAATCTATTTCAATAAATGATTTTATTTATAATGAAGTAAGTTGCGAAGAGATAGATAGAGAATCACATGAATCAATTATGTTTATTGAGCCAATTATTAAAAATGAAGCTCTTGACTATGATGGAAAATTACTCCCTCTATATGAAACAGAATCGTTTTTGATCCTTGAAAATATTATTTCAAACTGGACAATAAGGAACTGTAATTTATTAGCTTCTGAAATCTTTAATATTTGTTCTTCTTGGCCTGAATTAAGAACTGTACTTATAAATCCCGAATTACAATCGACAAGAAATTTTGAAAGATTTAGAAATAATATTAATAACTACAATCGCTGGCATGACTACATTTATATGCCTATCTACTTGTATGAGAGTAAAAGAGAATATATTGATATTATCGATAAAAAATTTACCCGTTACTTTAAAAATGAAAATAGGGAGAAAGAATTAGAGAATCTAGAATGGCTACAAAAACAAGTTACATTGTTAGTTGAGATAAGAGATGCCGTAGCACCTCAGTTAGAAGTTGCTGTAAAATATATCGGTAATCTTTTCGTAACTTTCCTTACAAAGGTCGTTGGTAAAGCTATCGGTTTAGTGGGGAAAGGAATCCTTCAAGGATTAGGAAGATCAAGTTCAAAGTAA
- the lpxD gene encoding UDP-3-O-(3-hydroxymyristoyl)glucosamine N-acyltransferase, translating to MLLSDLVDLIKKGNSNFISANIFEDLNIDDAASLDAAVKHQISFLEENNILKEKLDQTKASAIITTNNDEIVSALKKLNISNIIVKNPRIAFAEVLDYLYKTINFKPGIHASAVIDKTAIIGADCHIGPNVYIGENTVIGDNNHILPGSSILGNVQIGNNNIIHSNCVIYENTILKNNCVINSNSVIGSEGFGFIPENGKWVKMPQKGGVKIMSFVEIGTNCCIDRPAVGFTFIDEGTKLDNLIQIGHGVKIGKNCAFAAQVGIAGGANIGDGVILAGQVGVNNRVKVGNNVIASSKCGIHCDIEDGKVISGFPAMENKSWLRSSSIFKKLPELAKKLRQLDKQ from the coding sequence ATGCTTTTAAGTGATTTAGTTGATCTAATAAAAAAAGGAAATTCAAATTTTATTAGTGCCAATATTTTCGAAGATTTAAACATAGATGATGCTGCCTCATTAGATGCTGCAGTTAAACATCAAATATCTTTTTTAGAGGAAAATAATATCCTTAAAGAAAAATTAGATCAAACTAAAGCCTCAGCAATAATAACTACTAACAACGATGAAATTGTTAGTGCCCTAAAAAAACTCAATATATCTAACATAATCGTTAAAAATCCAAGAATTGCATTTGCAGAAGTATTGGATTATTTATATAAAACTATCAATTTCAAACCAGGAATTCATGCTTCAGCAGTTATAGATAAAACAGCAATAATTGGAGCAGATTGCCATATTGGACCTAATGTCTATATTGGAGAAAATACCGTAATTGGAGACAATAATCATATTCTTCCTGGATCATCAATTTTAGGCAATGTTCAAATAGGAAATAATAATATAATTCATTCTAATTGTGTTATTTACGAAAATACCATTCTAAAAAATAATTGTGTAATTAATTCAAATTCTGTTATTGGATCAGAGGGATTTGGTTTTATTCCTGAAAATGGCAAATGGGTAAAGATGCCGCAAAAAGGTGGTGTAAAAATAATGAGTTTTGTAGAAATTGGAACTAATTGTTGTATTGATAGACCCGCAGTTGGATTTACTTTTATTGATGAGGGAACAAAGTTGGATAATTTAATACAAATAGGTCATGGCGTAAAAATTGGAAAGAATTGTGCATTTGCAGCTCAAGTTGGTATCGCTGGAGGCGCAAATATTGGAGATGGTGTTATTTTGGCAGGGCAAGTAGGAGTCAATAATAGAGTAAAAGTTGGTAATAATGTCATTGCGAGTTCAAAATGCGGAATACATTGTGACATTGAAGATGGCAAGGTAATAAGTGGTTTCCCCGCGATGGAAAATAAATCATGGCTAAGGAGTTCAAGTATTTTTAAAAAATTACCAGAATTAGCAAAAAAACTTAGACAATTAGACAAGCAATAA
- the leuB gene encoding 3-isopropylmalate dehydrogenase yields MKKYKIVLLSGDGIGPEISEVSKKVLKKLSKNHNFDIEIIEKLFGGIAYEKYGTPAPDETLDQCKKSDAVLLACVGDIKYDSLARELRPESGLLKLRSALNLFANIRPVKIRKSLLDASTLKKEIVEHVDLIVVRELIGGIYFGKPRGHITNTKIPKAFNTMVYDSAEIERITEIAIKIANQRTKKICSVDKSNVLEVSQLWRDTVLNITSKDKKISLNNMYVDNAAMQLVRDPGQFDVILTSNLFGDILSDLAAMLTGSIGMLPSASLNNNGPGVFEPVHGSAPDIAGKNIANPIAMLLSASMMLKIGLNEEEAAENLETAIDKVLSKGFRTADLADGSSEVLSCSEIGDKIMNEI; encoded by the coding sequence ATGAAGAAATATAAGATTGTTTTATTGTCAGGAGACGGAATTGGACCAGAGATTTCAGAAGTTTCAAAAAAAGTTTTAAAAAAGCTTTCAAAAAATCATAATTTCGATATTGAGATTATTGAAAAATTATTTGGAGGGATAGCGTATGAAAAATATGGTACTCCTGCTCCAGATGAGACACTAGATCAATGTAAAAAAAGTGACGCAGTACTTTTAGCATGTGTTGGAGATATTAAATATGATTCTCTTGCAAGAGAATTAAGGCCAGAAAGTGGGTTACTAAAGTTAAGATCTGCCCTAAACCTTTTCGCAAATATCAGGCCTGTCAAAATAAGAAAATCTCTATTAGATGCAAGTACATTAAAAAAAGAAATCGTTGAGCATGTAGATCTTATTGTCGTAAGAGAATTAATAGGAGGAATTTATTTTGGAAAACCAAGAGGCCACATAACAAATACAAAAATCCCAAAAGCTTTCAATACTATGGTTTATGATTCGGCAGAAATAGAGAGGATTACAGAAATAGCAATAAAAATTGCTAACCAAAGAACTAAAAAAATATGTTCAGTTGACAAATCAAACGTTCTTGAGGTTAGTCAATTATGGAGAGATACAGTTTTAAATATCACCTCAAAAGATAAAAAAATATCTCTAAACAATATGTACGTTGATAATGCAGCAATGCAATTAGTTAGAGATCCTGGTCAATTTGATGTAATTTTAACTAGTAATTTATTTGGGGATATTTTAAGCGACTTAGCTGCAATGTTAACTGGTTCCATTGGTATGCTTCCATCTGCTTCTCTAAACAATAATGGGCCAGGAGTTTTTGAACCTGTTCATGGTTCGGCTCCTGATATAGCTGGTAAAAACATAGCCAATCCTATAGCAATGCTTTTATCTGCTTCCATGATGTTAAAAATTGGATTAAATGAAGAAGAAGCTGCAGAAAATTTAGAAACTGCCATTGATAAAGTTTTATCAAAAGGATTTAGAACAGCAGATTTAGCTGATGGGTCTTCTGAAGTTTTATCTTGCAGTGAAATCGGAGATAAAATAATGAATGAAATTTAA
- a CDS encoding YqeG family HAD IIIA-type phosphatase — MRSILNINWDSNLPIYNISQSELQKKGINSLLLDVDGTLVNRKSNMIPKAVKNWIIESKKLFSLYLISNNPSKKRIEKIAKELNLSYKYNASKPRKKVTLSAIKEIGREPKNIAIIGDRIFTDIIVGNRCDIKTILVKRLNRDGLPIKFNLTLTIEKLISHFIK, encoded by the coding sequence ATGAGATCTATCCTAAATATTAATTGGGATTCAAACTTACCAATATATAATATTTCTCAATCTGAGTTGCAAAAAAAAGGAATTAATTCTTTATTGCTAGACGTGGATGGGACTCTAGTAAATAGAAAATCAAATATGATCCCAAAAGCTGTAAAAAATTGGATCATAGAATCTAAAAAACTTTTCTCCTTATATCTAATAAGTAATAATCCATCAAAAAAAAGAATCGAAAAAATAGCGAAAGAATTAAATTTAAGTTATAAATACAATGCATCAAAACCTAGAAAAAAAGTAACTTTGTCTGCTATCAAAGAAATTGGCAGAGAGCCAAAAAATATAGCCATTATTGGCGACAGAATTTTTACAGATATTATTGTTGGGAATAGATGTGATATAAAAACAATATTAGTTAAGAGATTAAATAGAGATGGCCTGCCTATAAAATTTAATTTAACTTTGACAATAGAAAAATTAATTTCTCATTTTATAAAATGA
- a CDS encoding DUF3727 domain-containing protein: protein MKEANSNDNYDAQTLLLNDSNGNELFCYLEQLVSVEGQEYALLTPVDTPVSLFKINEKDEPELIEKIDKNEQILKNAEAVLQEHDLRLVRSAVTLTVSGELEEPIYDELEEDYVDDDSESYELLVNFNLFDQEYGLYIPLDPFFIVGKLKDKGALLVEDDEFDKIQPLIETELEKSSS from the coding sequence ATGAAAGAAGCCAATTCAAATGATAATTATGATGCACAGACTCTTTTATTAAATGACTCAAATGGAAACGAGCTATTTTGTTATCTTGAACAATTAGTAAGTGTTGAAGGCCAAGAATATGCTTTATTAACGCCAGTTGATACACCAGTAAGTCTTTTTAAGATAAATGAAAAAGATGAACCTGAACTAATTGAGAAAATAGATAAAAATGAACAAATACTAAAAAATGCTGAAGCAGTCCTTCAAGAACATGATTTAAGACTTGTCAGATCAGCAGTTACATTAACAGTATCAGGAGAACTTGAAGAACCAATTTACGATGAATTAGAAGAAGATTACGTCGATGATGATAGTGAGAGTTATGAATTGCTAGTTAACTTTAATCTTTTTGACCAAGAATATGGCTTATATATACCACTAGATCCTTTTTTTATTGTTGGTAAATTAAAAGACAAAGGTGCCTTATTAGTTGAAGATGATGAGTTCGATAAAATTCAACCTTTGATTGAAACTGAGCTTGAAAAAAGTAGTTCTTAA